In Oncorhynchus kisutch isolate 150728-3 linkage group LG5, Okis_V2, whole genome shotgun sequence, a genomic segment contains:
- the LOC109891194 gene encoding uncharacterized protein LOC109891194, whose amino-acid sequence MSKLGGKREMKVRYNDRGVKENFSSGEHKNIATLKQEKTLLNEAGIDRYLSKDIAPYPEAPEFHLSKVAHVTTKRGLDGILKSGGFKGGEKSFLWCNLPVDDDDIIAAERRYLEKIFPDRTPEQRQIQQPFLSKFTTSPAFRKASRFGNFRFTFSLSDFLMMYSQQICGGKQPVLRVYETVVYKQEIMYTVLVHSPDDKEFEKYPVLGDGSDDALCAYMRGDIVWRAQAMSKTHAFGLAIEEVNQNVGTEGGGNAWYMWDHVTLAFHLPDGQALHFDTKIVIKNLTTCDADEMFIGVKCRKKGHECVGTCPCGKCLVPLATADEIVEGISCDYKTNC is encoded by the exons ATGTCCAAACTTGGGGGAAAAAG GGAAATGAAGGTGCGTTATAATGACAGAGGTGTAAAGGAGAACTTTTCCAGTGGAGAGCATAAGAATATCGCCACATTAAAACAAGAGAAGACCCTTTTAAATGAGGCAGGAATAGATAGATACCTATCAAAAGACATAGCACCATACCCAGAAGCACCAGAGTTCCATCTGTCCAAAGTTGCCCATGTCACTACAAAAAGAGGCCTTGATGGAATCTTGAAATCAGGTGGATTTAAGGGGGGTGAGAAGAGTTTCCTGTGGTGCAATCTTCCTGTGGATGATGACGATATCATTGCAGCAGAACGCCGTTACCTGGAGAAGATCTTCCCTGACAGAACACCTGAGCAGAGGCAGATACAGCAACCCTTCCTTAGCAAGTTCACCACCTCACCTGCCTTCAGGAAGGCATCACGCTTTGGGAACTTCAGGTTCACTTTCAGTCTGTCTGATTTCCTGATGATGTACAGTCAGCAGATCTGTGGTGGAAAACAGCCTGTCCTGAGAGTGTATGAGACTGTAGTCTACAAACAAGAGATCATGTACACAGTGCTTGTTCACAGTCCAGATGATAAGGAATTTGAGAAGTACCCCGTTCttggtgatggtagtgatgatgctctctgtgcttacATGAGGGGCGACATTGTCTGGCGTGCACAAGCCATGTCTAAAACCCATGCCTTTGGGTTAGCCATAGAGGAAGTTAACCAAAATGTAGGAACAGAAGGCGGGGGGAATGCATGGTACATGTGGGACCATGTGACCCTGGCATTCCACCTGCCTGATGGTCAGGCCCTACATTTTGACACGAAGATTGTGATCAAAAACCTTACTACTTGTGATGCCGATGAAATGTTTATTGGAGTGAAATGTCGCAAAAAAGGGCACGAGTGTGTGGGTACATGTCCATGTGGAAAATGTCTTGTACCCCTCGCCACAGCTGATGAAATAGTTGAGGGCATATCATGTGATTACAAAACCAACTGTTGA